Proteins found in one Planctomycetes bacterium MalM25 genomic segment:
- the purH gene encoding Bifunctional purine biosynthesis protein PurH, translating into MDTAPIRQALLSVSDKTGLVPFAQRLAAAGVKLLSTGGTRKALEEAGLPVRDVAEYTGFPEMMDGRVKTLHPRVHGGLLCRRDNDSDTGAASEHGIEMIDLVVVNLYPFRETIADGDPPVPQAIEKIDIGGPSMVRSAAKNHAFVAVATDPAQYDAIADALEGDSGTSLELRTKLAAEAFAHTAEYDTAIAGYFARQTTPAGDAPDADTFPERMNLSLVRKSSLRYGENPHQPAALYAMDDAAPGSVVYGEQLNGKELSYNNWLDLDAAWAAAKALPTPGVAVLKHNNPCGAATAPTVGEAAALAWAGDPLSAFGSILGFNVEVDAAAAESLCEPGKFVEAIAAPAFSAEALQILTTKPKWRNNVRLVTIDGADAAADRLVLRAIDGGYLAQTADEGPDEPDTWECVTETQPTEELLAEMRFAWAACRHVKSNAIVLSRGGMLVGVGAGQMSRVDSVEIAIRKAGDRVPGAVLASDAFFPFDDSILSAHEAGVAAVIQPGGSKRDQEVIDACNRCSMPMLFTGRRHFRH; encoded by the coding sequence ATGGACACCGCCCCCATCCGGCAAGCCCTCCTCAGCGTCAGCGACAAGACGGGGCTCGTCCCCTTCGCCCAGCGCCTCGCCGCCGCCGGCGTGAAGCTGCTCAGCACGGGCGGCACCCGCAAGGCGCTCGAGGAAGCCGGCCTGCCGGTCCGCGATGTCGCCGAGTACACCGGCTTCCCCGAGATGATGGACGGACGCGTCAAGACGCTCCACCCGCGCGTCCACGGCGGGCTGCTCTGCCGGCGGGACAACGACTCGGACACCGGCGCGGCGTCGGAGCACGGGATCGAGATGATCGACCTGGTGGTCGTGAACCTCTACCCCTTCCGCGAGACGATCGCCGACGGCGACCCGCCCGTCCCGCAGGCGATCGAGAAGATCGACATCGGCGGGCCCTCAATGGTCCGCTCGGCCGCGAAGAACCATGCGTTCGTCGCCGTGGCGACGGACCCCGCGCAGTACGATGCGATCGCCGACGCTCTGGAGGGCGACAGCGGCACATCGCTCGAACTGCGCACGAAGCTCGCCGCCGAGGCGTTCGCCCACACGGCGGAGTACGACACGGCGATCGCCGGCTACTTCGCCCGCCAGACTACGCCTGCCGGCGACGCGCCCGACGCCGACACGTTCCCCGAGCGGATGAACCTGTCGCTGGTTCGCAAGTCGTCGCTCCGCTACGGCGAGAACCCGCACCAACCCGCCGCGCTGTACGCGATGGACGACGCGGCGCCCGGCTCGGTCGTTTACGGCGAGCAGCTCAACGGCAAGGAGCTGTCCTACAACAACTGGCTCGACCTCGACGCCGCCTGGGCCGCCGCGAAGGCGCTCCCCACGCCGGGCGTGGCGGTGCTGAAGCACAACAACCCGTGCGGCGCTGCGACCGCCCCGACCGTCGGCGAAGCGGCCGCGCTCGCCTGGGCGGGCGATCCGCTCAGCGCGTTCGGTTCCATCCTGGGCTTCAACGTCGAGGTCGATGCGGCGGCGGCCGAGTCGCTGTGCGAACCGGGCAAGTTCGTCGAGGCGATCGCCGCCCCCGCCTTCTCCGCCGAAGCGCTGCAGATCCTCACCACGAAGCCGAAGTGGCGCAACAACGTCCGGCTCGTAACGATCGACGGGGCCGACGCCGCCGCCGACCGCCTCGTCCTCCGCGCGATCGACGGGGGCTACCTCGCCCAGACGGCCGACGAGGGGCCCGACGAGCCGGACACGTGGGAATGCGTCACCGAGACGCAGCCGACCGAAGAGCTGCTCGCCGAGATGCGCTTCGCCTGGGCCGCCTGCCGGCACGTGAAGTCGAACGCGATCGTCCTGTCGCGTGGCGGGATGCTGGTGGGCGTTGGCGCCGGGCAGATGAGCCGGGTCGACTCGGTCGAGATCGCCATCCGCAAGGCGGGCGACCGGGTGCCGGGCGCCGTGCTCGCTTCGGACGCGTTCTTCCCGTTCGACGACTCGATCCTCTCGGCGCACGAGGCGGGCGTCGCGGCGGTGATCCAGCCGGGCGGTTCCAAACGGGACCAGGAAGTCATCGACGCCTGCAACCGCTGCAGCATGCCGATGCTGTTCACCGGCCGCCGGCACTTCCGGCATTGA